Within the Nicotiana tabacum cultivar K326 chromosome 11, ASM71507v2, whole genome shotgun sequence genome, the region CAAAAAAACATGTTCTGAAATTTGCCACGTTGCTTCATCAGGCAAAGGATTTACTAGTATCTCATATGTTTTCAGCAAGTAGTATATGATGTAGTAATCTGAGCAATACTTGTATGAATACATATGAAATTTTGGTATAACTGCCACTGCATGTAGACATGGAATATCGTCTAGCTGTAACATTAACAAATGCAGTTTTTGTCATGTAGGCGCACCACATTCATGTTTGGCCATCAATTACTAAATGTAAGAATTGAGTTGATGGCAACACctaatataattttaattaagaaaagtcATTAGGTGTATGAAGTAATAGTATTTTTCTAATAACAATATTCAGTTGTTTAGTGAAATCTCTAAAGTGCAAAAGTAAAACTACAATACATGCTGtgtttttatgattatgaaaatGCATACCATCATTATCTGTGATAAGATAGTATTATCTGCCAATATGTTTTCATACTTTACACCGGTCTTCATAAATGATTTCACGACAATTTTCCAATTGGTGTAATTCCATTTCTGAATCAATATTGTCATAAAGTCAAGCAAATTCACAACTTGGAGGTCTCTTGCATGTTTGTTTGATGCATTTACTGATTTTGCAATATTTGATGTCATGGTCATGGTTCTATTTGCCTTGAAATGTGCTCGGGACCATTTATCATATCCAATATCCATCAGGTATGTTTTCACTCTACTATCAATAGCTTCTAACTCTGCCATATGCCTGTTGAATTCTTCAACAATGTATGCTCTTGCCAACGCAAAGTATActtctttgatttgtttttgtCTCTTCCTAAAGTTCATATGATGATCCgtccagttgtctcatgagttaccgttttgttttccccatttctgtttCTTAATGCTTTGTCTATCGATTCTGTaagtgatcgggttggttggctcaggttcggagaggatttgataaggtttgggacacttagtctcttctgaggaagcttaagttggaaaatcaaatagatgttgacttatgtgttagagggctcggatgtgagttacgatgatttggatagcttcgggaggtgatttggtacttaggagcgtgatcagaatgtattttggaggtccagagtagatttatgcttgaattggcgaagttggtattttggcgatttccggttgataggtgaattttgatataggggtcggaatggaatttcgagagttgcaatagttccgttgtgtcatttgggatgtgtgcgcaaaatttcagattattcggatgtggtttggttggttttttttatcaaaagcgtaatttagaagatttatgaattcttaggcttgaatctgatgcgaatttggtgttttgacgttgttttgagcgttccgaaggtcggaacaagtttgaatgaggttatggaatatgttggcatgtttgattgaggtcccgggggcttcaggtgagtttcgggtggtcaatcggaccatttcatgatgtttggaattgcagaaaaattgtagatcagtgttgcagagaaatgaccttcgcgttcgcgaagggtcaatTGATGAAGGCTAGGatttaagccttcgcattcgcgaggaaggctccaggttcgcgaagggctgggtgtTTGATCATCGGGTTCGCATGAAGgggaccgcgttcgcgtagaggaaagtgGTCAGCTGGGCTTGAGGtattttattcatcgcgttcgcgagaggggtaATGCGATCGTGAAAAGTGGTCTGAggaaagcatcgcgttcgcgatgggaaggtcgcgatcgcgaagagtaatttttgGTCAACGttgatttgtgcttcgcgaacgcgaggcgttgaccgcgttcgcgaagaaggatttcacgcctgggcagaatatataaatagtcgtcttgtccgcgattttgggatttattttcaccattgttgagcgtttttggagctttttgaagatgattgaagagggatttaaGGGTAATCACTTGgcggtaagattcatggacttatactcgattctaatgtgaaatctacctaattaatcatgaaaattaagcctaaaattgaagaactagggcttgaaattggagacttagaatttgggatttgaggggtcatttgtggttggattttgatgcttttattatgcatgaactcggggagtgataaggaatccattgatgtgaattttatcagaatccgagacgtgggtcagagggtcaggttttggtaatttcggtatttgtgttgtaaattgaatatttttcgcttgggcttccttcccttagcatatttttgtcgcacctcctttttaccgagCCCGCGTGggtgcgtggggagttttctccaattgaaggacagtcgaaacgggatttatttaattattttagagtcgccacctgggaattttaaggcgtcccaagtcaccaattttaatccctgaatcgaggagaatatgactctgtttattattctgcgaaccagaaatcctgaataaggaattctgttaatccggaagaaggtgttaggcatttccgaattccatggttctagcacggtcgcttaactgtttttattattggcttaattatcttgattttattaaatacatttgttacgtgatttttctaccgcttttacttattgtgattaaggacccttctttgaatcgaattacgcgtatgtatattcgtattataaatttaaaatgcggaattgtgtcacgcgtacgtgtacacgataacttttgataatatatttattaaacaatcattttttcgaaattgtgtcgaatcaagaattttttttttaatagtgaaccgcacatcttgggttttttatgaaattgatttaacgcctttgaaaaaatccttttattaaatattcgctcgaaattgcgcgtacgcataatccgaatttgcttttaaaaatataatcagggtacgcgaacgcatccctaattgcgcaaaatatttgtaatggtttagggattttccacaaattgtttattatattcatatattttttttatgtgaaaatcatgagaaactcccattttagaggcctataaattctttgaaaagaattcgcaatctattaaaggttgcccgtcgattataatttccgaatataaattatattcattccaactattcaaattcaaagaacagaataaaaatatgattaatactattttttttaacaaatatgacatatatatatatgccaaagaataaattgcatatgaaactgaaaatgaatgattcataaaggaaggaaatattttccaagaattttcattatttacttaatgcaaattctatttctaattaccattgatataaagtgcggcaatttatgcttgtacatctcttttcattctcatatactcgcttttaatctaataggcctaattatttggttaatttattttatgaaggtagataggcattcgagtttataggaaaggaattattatacaagccaattcaataaaattaccttacatgcaacctagctgtatgtcgtaaacattcataacgttttaacatcataacaagctatatcatatcacctttcaccaacgtttatacacacatctattatcttataaaATATACCATCAGTACCATCTTCACCTTATTTAACAACAAGAGTTagtaatgtagttttcttgatatttctacattactctttacttagctaacaacaccATAAAATTTGAATAATGACCCActttatgtcatgtttcctaTCTTGACAATCTTAATTATACCTTCTATtaatgaaaatttcaaaattaaccctattacaacacttatacaaaTTTCAAGAAATGACATTTAACTTACAGTCTTCCTATCAACATATACCACTTATTTGGTccagaaacaaaactgaatttttaattaaagagctcaaatgaataaagatattattacaattcaagcttcatttatctgtcatactgaatctctttccaacatagaatttaaaaggatatgtacctggaaatgaaggtagaagaagtaagtttcagcagttacatCAGTAACAAAAACAGGCAGAAAATGCCAAATAACGCAGCTGATTTTGAGCACAATCAACGAGTCCCGTGAAACCAAACCAATAGTAACGGagataaaaaaaattcagatttaAACCATACAGTATTAATAAATAAACACGGACAGATTCCAGAAAAATATGTTTcgggtttttctttcctttttctacaTCCGTTTCAGATTCACTGTGTGCGTGTGTGCGAAtactctcttttgttttttttttcttcttcctcggaATCTGATTTTTCTGTTGGATTTACtcttttatctcactctaggtgtatttttcttaaactctctTTCAAAATCTGTTCTCCAGTCTGTaagctctctctctctgtctAACTGACTCCTTTCagtctgtccagctccctgtatttatacagggctggttctaTACAGTTTTgtgctggatggacccttttctCGTATTAAAGACAGTACATCACATTTATGCATAAGAGTTGAATTAAGATAGATGATTCTCAATTGAATACTAAACCTGAATAATACCCACTAACATTACAGAGAATATGCAGGATCATTTCGACTGAGATTCAAAACTGAaccaaaaaataaacaaatacaggagcattgtcaatatactgacaatgccctgaaactaaatgctcagaaatcaacacatatacagcattcatttgaatttactggtttattaaacaagaactaactgcttaacaataactaattaactggttATAACAAAATAATCTATTCAAAACAGGCTATCTCAGTCAACATTTCCAAAAGCAAGATTCataatacaactaatcgacgaacttaatcgagtcgattacacacattgtacataatcacaatcaacagaaacaattcacatttagaatcaagttgacgggtaggggacagtataacaaaatttgactagaaaactatgaaaaattaaacaaactaatgaaacgaacatagaatacacatagaatgcacataagaaacagaaattacctctgaacctttaaattcaactgaactcaactcgacttggatttggactttgtttgaaatcaaacagaccttagtcgaagtattttccactgaaaatacttcgactaaggtcgattaaacctcaatctttattcaatctggacagaatccaaaagtctggtatttttagggttcttgaaagttcgatttgggatttactcatttctggttagattcgagggaaaccaaagatgttctaggcacgagggaggtcagggggtaactggtgtgagtttgaagtaggttgggataaggtcaggttgtactcgaatcttcaaatgaagattcgagtagttccagtatgattcgaaccatgcaactaacagatccttggtgagggaatttaggagaaactgtggtgttattttggaggtcaccggagaaga harbors:
- the LOC107811266 gene encoding uncharacterized protein LOC107811266, with the translated sequence MNFRKRQKQIKEVYFALARAYIVEEFNRHMAELEAIDSRVKTYLMDIGYDKWSRAHFKANRTMTMTSNIAKSVNASNKHARDLQVVNLLDFMTILIQKWNYTNWKIVVKSFMKTGVKYENILADNTILSQIMMLDDIPCLHAVAVIPKFHMYSYKYCSDYYIIYYLLKTYEILVNPLPDEATWQISEHVFLQVVLPPKGKFKPGRPKKKRGIGGWEGNTVTCALCGKKGHNRRTCQNIPKRD